One genomic window of Halanaerobium saccharolyticum subsp. saccharolyticum DSM 6643 includes the following:
- a CDS encoding iron-containing alcohol dehydrogenase: MNSIKLHGDKVFFGEGSIRVLRTLKGKKAFVVSGGNTIKKMGYLDRVFAELKAAGFSIKCFDKVEPDPSIETVKLGAEAMLDFAPDYIIAIGGGSPIDAAKAMWIFYECPELDFANTLDLVDIPPLRNKAKFVAVPTTSGTASEVTKAMVIKDKKKKLKKGIRSEYAIPDLAILEPEFTATMPPGLTAATGMDAFTHALEAYVSTKANDFSDVLVKGALEGIFEFLPLAYKKPDNLKYREKVLNFQNIAGMAFSNVGLGIVHSMAHQLGGIFKISHGLANALILPYIVQYNNKSDKAKKKYELLAKRLEVLDLASAIKNLNQELQIPTSIKELNISEKRFQKELDLMIARALVDGCTATNPRPVNEQEMSKLFESIYQGKEIDF; encoded by the coding sequence ATGAACAGTATAAAACTTCATGGAGATAAAGTGTTTTTTGGAGAAGGAAGTATTAGAGTATTAAGAACACTAAAAGGTAAAAAAGCATTTGTTGTTAGCGGTGGAAATACCATTAAAAAAATGGGTTATCTTGATCGCGTCTTTGCTGAACTAAAGGCAGCCGGTTTTTCTATCAAATGCTTTGATAAAGTAGAACCCGATCCAAGTATAGAAACTGTAAAGTTAGGTGCAGAAGCAATGCTAGATTTTGCACCTGACTATATCATAGCTATTGGCGGAGGTTCACCAATTGATGCTGCAAAAGCAATGTGGATTTTCTATGAGTGTCCTGAGTTGGATTTTGCTAATACATTAGACTTAGTAGATATTCCTCCACTCAGAAACAAAGCTAAATTTGTGGCTGTGCCAACAACAAGTGGTACTGCAAGTGAAGTTACAAAAGCAATGGTTATTAAAGATAAAAAGAAAAAATTGAAAAAAGGTATTCGATCTGAATATGCGATTCCAGATCTGGCAATTTTAGAACCTGAGTTTACAGCAACAATGCCGCCCGGGTTGACTGCAGCTACAGGAATGGATGCCTTTACCCATGCTTTAGAAGCTTATGTTTCAACTAAAGCAAATGATTTTAGTGATGTATTAGTTAAAGGAGCATTAGAAGGTATTTTCGAATTTTTGCCCTTAGCTTATAAAAAACCTGATAACTTAAAATATCGAGAAAAAGTACTTAACTTTCAAAATATAGCAGGAATGGCCTTTTCTAATGTAGGTTTAGGAATAGTTCACAGTATGGCTCATCAGCTGGGAGGAATATTTAAAATTTCGCACGGACTGGCTAATGCCTTAATCCTGCCCTACATAGTTCAGTATAATAACAAATCAGATAAAGCAAAAAAGAAATATGAATTATTAGCTAAAAGATTGGAGGTCCTGGATTTAGCCTCAGCAATTAAAAATTTAAATCAAGAATTACAGATTCCAACAAGTATTAAAGAATTAAATATTTCTGAAAAAAGATTCCAGAAAGAATTAGATTTAATGATTGCTCGAGCTCTGGTAGATGGTTGTACAGCAACTAATCCGCGTCCAGTTAATGAGCAGGAAATGAGTAAATTATTCGAGTCTATATATCAGGGGAAGGAAATTGATTTTTAA
- a CDS encoding ABC transporter permease: MVIIINNIIELLTTKIPLGNWVENLVNFLINNFSGPLNGFSSFIESIVGGVESVLAFSHPLVFIAIFALIAWKLKGKKMAVFVALGLGLVLNLEMWDPLITTLASIITSVLVALVIGIPVGIIKAHNKWVDLITRPILDFMQTIPPFVYLIPALMFFGLGNVSGVIATVVFAIAPPIRLTYLGIQQVDEELEEAGHAFGANWWQILFKIELPGAMPSIMMGINQCIMLSLSMVVIAAMIGAGGLGKPVLRSLNVVDIGLGFEAGLGVVIIAMVLDRMFGRDS, encoded by the coding sequence ATGGTGATTATTATTAACAATATAATTGAACTATTGACAACCAAAATTCCTCTGGGGAACTGGGTAGAAAATTTAGTAAATTTTTTAATAAATAATTTTAGTGGACCTTTAAATGGATTTTCTTCATTTATTGAGTCAATTGTAGGTGGAGTAGAGTCAGTTCTTGCTTTTTCCCACCCGCTGGTTTTTATTGCAATTTTTGCACTGATTGCCTGGAAACTTAAAGGTAAAAAAATGGCGGTATTTGTAGCCCTTGGTCTGGGTCTTGTTTTAAATTTAGAGATGTGGGATCCTCTGATCACAACTTTAGCATCGATAATTACTTCTGTTTTAGTTGCATTGGTCATTGGAATTCCAGTCGGTATTATTAAGGCACATAACAAATGGGTAGATTTAATTACTCGCCCAATACTGGACTTTATGCAGACAATACCACCTTTTGTTTATTTAATTCCGGCTCTAATGTTCTTTGGGCTTGGAAATGTATCAGGAGTTATTGCAACTGTTGTTTTTGCAATTGCACCTCCAATTAGATTAACCTACCTCGGAATACAGCAGGTAGATGAAGAATTAGAAGAGGCCGGACATGCATTTGGTGCTAACTGGTGGCAGATCTTATTTAAAATAGAACTGCCAGGAGCAATGCCATCAATTATGATGGGAATTAACCAGTGTATTATGCTTTCGCTATCCATGGTAGTTATTGCAGCTATGATTGGTGCAGGTGGACTTGGTAAACCAGTCTTAAGATCTTTAAATGTTGTGGACATTGGACTCGGTTTTGAAGCTGGTCTTGGTGTAGTAATTATTGCTATGGTTCTTGATAGAATGTTTGGAAGAGATTCTTAA
- a CDS encoding ABC transporter substrate-binding protein, whose protein sequence is MNNKKLVSTLLIVLLGFGLFAAVPQVAAQDDRIDFGYVQWPGVTIKTHVAAKIADYLGYETKMTSGSQAIVFKGMDTGDLDVFLGNWLPTMKMHFDKYEEKGSVHNVRVNLFDVVYRTAVPEYVYEAGVKSLADLNEYADKFNSKIYGIEPGNEGNIIIQNAIKNNNYNLGDWTLQSSSTAGMLTSVKRAVNNEEWIAFNGWKPHYMNVMFDLRYLEDPEGIWGEGERVYTVARNGYQDENPNFYKFLEQFKVTAPIQNQWIDSYKRQEKDPEVVAEEWIANNLDVVNQWVYGVETADGEMARKAIKEIVNN, encoded by the coding sequence ATGAATAACAAAAAATTAGTTTCAACGTTATTAATTGTTCTTTTAGGATTCGGACTTTTTGCAGCAGTACCCCAGGTTGCAGCTCAAGATGACAGAATTGATTTTGGGTATGTTCAATGGCCTGGAGTTACAATAAAAACACATGTAGCTGCTAAAATTGCAGATTACCTAGGTTATGAGACCAAAATGACATCTGGTTCTCAGGCAATAGTTTTTAAGGGAATGGATACAGGTGATTTAGATGTATTTCTAGGTAACTGGCTTCCGACAATGAAAATGCACTTTGATAAGTATGAAGAAAAGGGATCAGTTCATAATGTTAGAGTAAATCTGTTTGATGTAGTTTATAGAACTGCTGTACCTGAATATGTTTATGAAGCTGGAGTTAAATCATTAGCTGATTTAAATGAATATGCTGATAAGTTTAACAGTAAAATTTATGGTATTGAACCTGGAAATGAAGGAAATATTATTATTCAAAATGCTATTAAAAATAACAATTATAATTTAGGAGATTGGACTTTACAGTCAAGCTCTACAGCTGGAATGCTTACCTCAGTTAAAAGGGCAGTAAATAATGAAGAATGGATTGCATTTAATGGTTGGAAGCCTCACTATATGAATGTAATGTTTGATCTTAGATATCTTGAAGATCCAGAAGGAATCTGGGGAGAAGGCGAAAGAGTATATACTGTAGCCAGAAATGGATATCAGGATGAAAATCCTAATTTTTATAAATTCTTAGAACAGTTTAAAGTTACAGCACCTATCCAGAATCAGTGGATAGATAGTTATAAAAGACAGGAAAAAGATCCAGAAGTAGTTGCAGAAGAATGGATAGCTAATAATTTAGATGTTGTAAATCAGTGGGTTTATGGAGTAGAAACTGCTGATGGAGAGATGGCTCGTAAAGCTATCAAAGAGATAGTAAATAACTAA
- a CDS encoding CBS domain-containing protein, giving the protein MEAINKDKNDLDDIIKEVPIAEPEESVNDLFSKIADINTPLPVLDDKQKLKGVIVKTNVVANLAAEKV; this is encoded by the coding sequence GTGGAAGCTATTAATAAAGATAAAAATGATTTAGATGACATCATTAAAGAGGTTCCAATTGCTGAACCTGAAGAATCAGTAAATGACTTATTTTCAAAAATTGCAGATATTAATACACCTCTGCCAGTATTAGATGATAAGCAGAAATTAAAAGGTGTTATTGTTAAAACAAATGTAGTTGCAAATTTAGCGGCAGAAAAAGTTTAA
- a CDS encoding quaternary amine ABC transporter ATP-binding protein encodes MKIKADNLYKVFDGKGQKEIEMLKNGMSKDDILEETGATVGINNASFEVEEGEIFVIMGLSGSGKSTLLRCINRLVEPTAGSVKVDGTDVMELNKEKLREFRKEKFGMVFQNFALFPYRTVLENAEFGLEIEGVDQEERRKKAMKALKQVGLEGYEDQKPDQLSGGMQQRVGLARALAVDTDILLMDEPFSALDPLIKKDMQDKLLDLYEHIDKTIVFITHDLDEALKLGDRIAIMKDGEIVQVGNHEEILTNAENDYVAEFVQDVNRSRVLTAKDIMDKPKAVLYKQDGLRTALHKMRHNEIGSIFVLGEKISIEV; translated from the coding sequence TTGAAAATAAAAGCAGATAATCTCTATAAGGTTTTCGATGGCAAAGGCCAGAAAGAAATCGAAATGCTAAAAAATGGAATGAGTAAAGATGATATTTTGGAAGAAACAGGGGCCACAGTTGGAATTAACAATGCCAGCTTTGAAGTAGAAGAAGGAGAAATTTTTGTAATCATGGGACTCTCTGGTAGTGGTAAATCCACACTACTCCGCTGTATAAATCGACTGGTTGAGCCAACTGCTGGATCAGTAAAAGTAGATGGAACAGATGTTATGGAGTTAAATAAAGAAAAATTAAGAGAATTTAGGAAAGAGAAATTCGGCATGGTTTTTCAGAATTTTGCTCTTTTCCCTTATCGAACTGTTTTAGAAAATGCTGAATTTGGTTTGGAAATTGAAGGTGTAGATCAAGAAGAAAGACGAAAAAAAGCTATGAAAGCTTTAAAACAGGTTGGTTTAGAGGGTTATGAAGATCAAAAACCTGATCAGCTTAGTGGTGGTATGCAGCAGCGAGTTGGTTTAGCAAGAGCACTTGCTGTAGATACAGACATATTATTAATGGATGAGCCCTTCAGTGCCTTAGATCCACTAATCAAAAAAGACATGCAGGATAAACTACTTGACCTGTATGAACATATAGATAAAACAATAGTTTTTATTACTCATGACCTCGATGAGGCACTAAAACTAGGTGATAGAATTGCTATTATGAAAGATGGAGAAATTGTTCAGGTAGGAAATCACGAAGAAATATTAACAAACGCTGAAAACGATTACGTAGCAGAATTTGTTCAGGATGTTAATCGTTCTCGTGTTTTAACTGCAAAAGATATTATGGATAAACCAAAAGCAGTATTATATAAACAGGATGGTTTACGCACTGCTCTCCATAAAATGCGCCATAATGAAATTGGGAGTATTTTTGTGCTTGGAGAAAAAATAAGTATAGAGGTATAG
- a CDS encoding alpha/beta hydrolase has translation MAFIQCDFFSDVLKMSSSMNVIIPENKKNRIGIKTKAEQGKYPVLYLLHGLSDDHTAWMRRTSIERYADKYGLAVIMPNVHRSFYTDMESGNDYFTFVSQELPEIAEKLFPLRTGRNNTFVAGLSMGGYGAFKLALNNPESFEAAASLSGALNLAENAAMADQKEDLYQELKWIFGDLNKVEKTKNDLFYLLKKLKKNKTNIPALYQCCGKDDFLYQDNLKFKHFCRRNKIKLKYEEEAAAHQWDYWDQKILDVIRWLPF, from the coding sequence ATGGCATTTATACAGTGTGATTTTTTTTCAGATGTTTTAAAAATGTCCTCATCAATGAATGTAATAATACCAGAAAATAAAAAAAATAGAATAGGAATTAAAACAAAAGCTGAACAGGGGAAATATCCTGTTTTATATCTACTGCATGGTCTTTCTGATGATCATACTGCCTGGATGCGAAGAACTTCAATTGAGCGCTATGCAGATAAATACGGACTGGCAGTAATAATGCCCAATGTGCACCGCAGTTTTTACACTGACATGGAGTCTGGCAATGATTATTTTACATTTGTCAGTCAGGAGCTACCAGAGATTGCAGAAAAATTATTTCCACTTCGAACTGGACGGAATAACACTTTTGTGGCTGGACTATCGATGGGAGGATATGGTGCTTTTAAGCTTGCATTAAATAATCCTGAGAGTTTTGAAGCTGCCGCCAGTCTCTCAGGTGCCTTAAACCTTGCTGAAAATGCGGCGATGGCTGATCAAAAAGAAGATCTTTATCAGGAGTTAAAATGGATCTTTGGAGATTTGAATAAAGTTGAAAAGACAAAGAATGATTTATTTTATCTGCTAAAAAAATTAAAGAAAAATAAAACGAATATTCCAGCTCTTTATCAATGTTGTGGAAAAGATGACTTTTTATATCAAGATAATCTTAAATTTAAACATTTTTGCCGAAGAAATAAAATAAAATTAAAATATGAAGAAGAAGCTGCTGCTCATCAATGGGATTATTGGGATCAGAAGATTCTAGATGTGATTAGATGGCTGCCTTTTTAA
- a CDS encoding glycine betaine ABC transporter substrate-binding protein: MKKTIISLLLLVLVLSSAGIAGAQSEKPIVLGEGDWPGIRAKNAVVSVILKSMGHEVESMLAQDPLLHQGLTQGDVDAFLGSWMPQITDMRKKYKGQYEYVTQNMTDGIYTMAVPSYVWEAGVKSYADLEKFADKFDKKLYVGPAGWASEKTMKKAIENDIYNLDDWETVNSSQSAMMAQVEKSINNEEFIIFVGWRPHWMNTKFDIKYLNDPERLWESPYSWVDTLVRKGFEEDYPQAYRFLQQFRVDVEANDKWIYEIGYNESDPNKVAKEWIKSNITEVRRWLSLVKTVDGKNAYQKLIDDLNISG, from the coding sequence ATGAAAAAAACTATAATTTCATTATTACTTCTTGTTCTGGTATTAAGTTCAGCAGGTATTGCTGGAGCTCAATCTGAGAAACCAATTGTTTTAGGAGAAGGAGACTGGCCTGGTATAAGAGCTAAAAATGCAGTAGTCTCTGTTATTTTAAAATCAATGGGCCATGAAGTTGAAAGCATGTTAGCTCAAGATCCATTACTCCATCAGGGTTTAACTCAAGGAGATGTTGATGCATTTTTAGGCTCCTGGATGCCACAGATTACTGATATGCGTAAAAAATATAAAGGCCAATATGAATATGTTACTCAAAATATGACAGATGGTATATACACTATGGCTGTACCCAGTTATGTCTGGGAGGCTGGAGTAAAGAGTTATGCTGACTTAGAAAAATTTGCTGATAAATTTGATAAAAAATTATATGTAGGACCTGCCGGCTGGGCTTCAGAAAAAACAATGAAAAAAGCCATTGAAAATGATATTTATAATTTAGATGACTGGGAAACTGTTAACAGCAGTCAAAGTGCGATGATGGCTCAGGTGGAAAAATCTATTAATAATGAAGAATTTATAATATTTGTAGGTTGGAGACCTCACTGGATGAACACTAAATTTGATATAAAATATTTAAATGATCCAGAAAGATTATGGGAGAGTCCATATTCCTGGGTAGATACTTTAGTAAGAAAAGGATTTGAAGAGGATTACCCTCAAGCTTATAGATTTTTACAGCAGTTTAGAGTTGATGTGGAAGCTAATGATAAATGGATATATGAAATAGGATATAATGAAAGTGATCCTAATAAAGTTGCAAAAGAATGGATAAAAAGTAATATAACAGAAGTTAGAAGATGGTTAAGTCTGGTAAAAACAGTAGATGGTAAAAATGCTTATCAAAAACTAATTGATGATCTAAACATTTCAGGATAG